Proteins encoded within one genomic window of Deltaproteobacteria bacterium HGW-Deltaproteobacteria-2:
- a CDS encoding D-alanyl-D-alanine dipeptidase, protein MKFKTLLLFLILIFLFSPQILQACECADKMSDNFVDIQKVIPDVVMDIRYYSTHNFLGEKVDGYLAPKCILTKEAAQALAGVQKDLVPYSMTLKIYDCYRPQRAVSHFVRWAKEIENTKTMREFYPTIDKRNLFRDGYIDSKSGHSRGSTVDLTIVPLPAAAQAEYISGQKLSECYLPTEQRFGDNSIDMGTGFDCFHELSNTQNANIGRQQRINRLLLKSLMEKHGFKNYDKEWWHYTLKNEPYPDTYFDFVIE, encoded by the coding sequence ATGAAATTTAAGACTCTGCTTTTATTCCTGATTCTTATCTTTTTATTTTCCCCTCAAATCCTTCAGGCCTGCGAATGCGCAGATAAAATGTCGGACAACTTTGTTGATATACAAAAAGTAATTCCCGACGTCGTTATGGATATACGTTATTACAGCACCCATAACTTTTTAGGAGAAAAAGTTGACGGTTATCTCGCTCCCAAATGTATCCTCACAAAAGAAGCGGCGCAAGCTCTTGCCGGTGTTCAAAAAGATCTCGTGCCCTATTCTATGACTTTAAAAATTTATGATTGTTACCGTCCGCAGCGCGCAGTAAGTCATTTTGTGCGTTGGGCCAAAGAAATTGAAAATACCAAAACAATGCGTGAATTCTATCCGACCATTGATAAACGAAATTTATTCAGGGACGGCTACATTGACAGCAAATCAGGCCACAGCCGCGGCAGCACGGTTGATCTGACCATTGTCCCCTTACCTGCCGCCGCCCAAGCCGAATATATTTCCGGTCAGAAACTATCAGAATGTTACCTGCCCACGGAGCAGCGCTTCGGAGATAACAGCATAGACATGGGAACCGGCTTTGATTGTTTTCACGAACTATCCAATACTCAAAATGCAAATATCGGCCGTCAGCAGAGAATCAACCGGCTTCTTCTTAAATCGCTGATGGAGAAGCACGGTTTCAAAAATTATGATAAGGAATGGTGGCACTACACCCTGAAAAACGAACCTTATCCCGATACTTACTTTGATTTTGTTATCGAGTGA
- a CDS encoding sodium:proton antiporter produces the protein MKIKPPPFLKSYGFSIILIISIIIGSFLGIIYKKDAIVFKPFGDIFLNLLFTVIVPLVFFSISSAVAGMTNIRRLGKIMGAMIFVFVITGLIASMVMIIGVILYPPAIGAHVNLGNGVNVEHLKASEQIVKAFTVSDFADLLSKRNMLALIIFAILTGLATSAVGERGKSFANFLTSGSDVMMKLISFIMYYAPIGLCAYFAYLVGVFGPELLGSYARAMVLYYPTAILYFFIAFTIYAFIAARNEGVRRFWRNIIPPSLIALATGSSMATIPANLEAADKTGVPRDISEVVIPIGATIHMEGSCLAAVLKIAFIFGIFNMPFSGAQTILTALGIALLTGVVVSGIPGGGTIGELLIISFYGLPMEAFPIITMIGTLVDAPATMLNAVGDNVSSMIVARMLGGKGWLNDE, from the coding sequence ATGAAGATAAAACCGCCTCCGTTTTTAAAATCATATGGTTTTTCGATTATCCTGATTATCTCGATTATCATCGGATCATTTTTAGGAATCATCTATAAAAAGGATGCTATTGTTTTTAAACCATTTGGCGATATTTTCCTGAATCTCCTTTTTACCGTTATCGTGCCTCTGGTTTTCTTTTCCATTTCTTCCGCCGTCGCGGGCATGACTAACATCCGGCGGCTGGGAAAAATAATGGGGGCTATGATTTTTGTTTTTGTAATCACCGGCCTCATCGCTTCGATGGTCATGATAATAGGCGTTATTCTTTATCCGCCGGCAATAGGCGCTCATGTAAATTTAGGCAATGGGGTAAATGTCGAACACTTAAAAGCTTCCGAACAAATTGTGAAGGCTTTTACTGTTTCCGATTTTGCCGATCTGTTATCCAAAAGGAACATGCTGGCATTGATTATCTTTGCTATTCTAACAGGACTGGCAACTTCGGCGGTAGGTGAACGCGGGAAATCTTTCGCCAACTTCCTGACTTCGGGAAGCGATGTGATGATGAAACTTATTTCTTTCATCATGTACTACGCTCCCATCGGCCTTTGCGCATACTTTGCCTATCTGGTCGGTGTCTTCGGACCGGAGCTGCTTGGTTCTTACGCCAGGGCGATGGTTCTTTATTACCCAACAGCTATTCTGTATTTCTTTATCGCTTTCACTATCTATGCTTTTATTGCCGCCAGAAACGAAGGCGTGCGCCGGTTTTGGCGCAATATTATTCCGCCATCTCTTATTGCTTTGGCGACAGGAAGCTCGATGGCAACAATTCCGGCTAATCTAGAAGCTGCCGATAAAACCGGCGTGCCGAGAGATATCAGCGAAGTCGTCATTCCCATCGGCGCAACAATACACATGGAAGGCTCCTGTCTGGCCGCTGTTTTGAAGATCGCTTTTATTTTTGGCATATTTAATATGCCTTTTTCCGGAGCACAAACAATTCTGACCGCTCTGGGTATTGCACTTTTAACCGGCGTTGTAGTCAGCGGCATCCCCGGCGGCGGAACGATTGGCGAACTGCTAATAATTTCCTTTTATGGTTTACCGATGGAGGCCTTTCCGATTATTACGATGATCGGAACACTGGTTGACGCACCGGCGACAATGCTCAACGCCGTCGGCGATAACGTCTCCAGCATGATCGTCGCACGAATGCTGGGAGGAAAAGGTTGGCTGAATGATGAATAA
- a CDS encoding outer membrane lipoprotein-sorting protein: MIYSNLLKRISVASLLLLAATLSLISIFCIDAVADDKGLLIAREGDRRDSGYGDYSAIMVMTLRSADGKEALRKMRLLDLEVNNDGDKTLLVFDAPKDVEGTALLTWSHKTKDDDVWLYLPSLSRVKRISGNNKSGAFMGSEFAFEDIGSPEVEKFTYQFIEESQFDGQLCTVVDQVPTYANSGYSRQRVWRDKAEYRVLKIDYYNHRNELLKTMRAFDYKRYLDRFWFPGRYEMVNHKSGRSTKLLFQNYKLRNGYTSRDFDQTSIQSAR; encoded by the coding sequence ATGATTTATAGTAATCTGCTAAAAAGAATTTCAGTAGCTTCTCTGCTGCTCTTGGCAGCAACATTGTCGCTTATTTCAATTTTTTGCATTGACGCAGTGGCCGATGATAAAGGATTGCTAATCGCTCGAGAGGGGGATCGCCGTGACAGCGGCTATGGAGATTATTCAGCTATCATGGTCATGACTTTGCGCTCTGCCGACGGCAAGGAGGCGTTGCGCAAAATGCGCCTGCTCGATTTGGAGGTTAATAATGACGGCGATAAAACACTTCTGGTGTTCGATGCGCCGAAGGATGTAGAAGGTACGGCGCTTTTAACCTGGTCTCACAAGACCAAAGACGATGATGTTTGGCTTTATTTGCCCTCTCTATCTCGCGTCAAGCGTATTTCCGGCAACAACAAGTCCGGAGCATTCATGGGCAGTGAGTTTGCCTTTGAAGACATTGGCTCTCCGGAAGTGGAGAAGTTCACCTATCAATTCATTGAGGAATCGCAATTTGATGGGCAACTCTGCACCGTGGTCGATCAGGTTCCGACCTATGCTAATTCTGGATATTCGCGTCAGAGAGTATGGCGCGACAAGGCAGAATATCGAGTACTGAAGATCGATTACTACAATCATCGCAATGAACTTCTCAAGACGATGCGGGCATTTGACTATAAACGCTATCTCGATCGTTTCTGGTTTCCCGGACGTTATGAAATGGTCAACCACAAATCAGGACGCTCCACTAAATTGCTTTTTCAAAACTATAAATTAAGAAACGGCTACACTTCGCGCGATTTTGACCAAACCAGCATCCAAAGTGCTCGCTAG
- a CDS encoding 4-deoxy-4-formamido-L-arabinose-phosphoundecaprenol deformylase: MEIFTLLLISSPQGRKIWGEILLPILGLKIDVDTYWGMKNGVPSLLQTLKQFNLKGTFFLSIGPDNSGRAVLQLIKNPLFLKKMMRTNAPALYGWKTALYGTLLPAPMIALSFPQIVKEIIAAGHEIQFHAWDHRRWQDDLSRKSEKWIREWFAKGMSGFEKLTGKKPTAFGAPSWTINDRVLAIIKEYKFEYLSCTRAKTPFIHAIANLPEIPSDLPCFEEIDAQKGISIIAGLLKDGGTHVLPVHAEVEGGIFENHFRELLEKALSQNIEIVPLKTIKDKIDIKNLPVRKYKMELLPGRHSPCAV, encoded by the coding sequence TTGGAAATATTCACCCTCCTTTTAATTTCCTCCCCTCAAGGGAGGAAAATATGGGGAGAAATCCTTTTGCCGATACTCGGATTAAAAATAGATGTCGATACCTACTGGGGCATGAAAAACGGCGTTCCCTCTCTTTTGCAAACCTTAAAACAATTCAATTTAAAAGGAACATTTTTCTTAAGCATCGGGCCGGATAATTCCGGAAGGGCGGTTTTACAATTAATCAAAAATCCGCTATTTTTAAAGAAGATGATGCGGACAAATGCGCCCGCCCTCTATGGCTGGAAAACAGCGTTATACGGCACACTACTTCCCGCGCCCATGATTGCGCTTTCCTTTCCACAAATTGTGAAAGAGATAATTGCCGCCGGACATGAAATCCAGTTTCACGCCTGGGATCACCGCAGGTGGCAAGATGATCTGTCGCGTAAATCAGAAAAATGGATTCGGGAGTGGTTTGCCAAAGGAATGAGTGGCTTCGAAAAATTGACTGGAAAGAAACCAACGGCTTTCGGTGCACCTTCATGGACAATTAATGACCGCGTATTGGCAATAATCAAGGAATATAAATTTGAATATCTGAGTTGCACGCGGGCCAAAACTCCTTTTATCCATGCAATAGCTAATCTTCCCGAGATACCATCCGACCTGCCTTGCTTTGAAGAAATTGATGCGCAAAAAGGTATCTCGATTATTGCCGGTCTTCTTAAAGACGGTGGAACACATGTTTTGCCGGTTCATGCCGAAGTAGAAGGAGGCATCTTTGAAAATCACTTCAGAGAACTTTTGGAAAAAGCGCTAAGCCAGAACATAGAAATAGTACCGCTGAAGACAATCAAAGACAAAATTGATATTAAAAACCTGCCTGTAAGAAAATACAAAATGGAATTACTCCCCGGCCGCCATTCACCCTGTGCCGTTTAA
- a CDS encoding bifunctional UDP-4-keto-pentose/UDP-xylose synthase, which yields MKILILGVNGFIGHHLVNRILEKKKDWVVYGMDLGTDRLGKSLNNPNFHFMEGDIAINREWIELQIKKCDVVMPLVAIATPKLYVEDPIAVYNLDFEMNVDIIKKCVKYHKRVVFPSTSEVYGACNDPEFKEDESYLVVGPINKERWIYSCCKQLLDRVIYGYGTRGHLEFTLFRPFNWVGPRLDSLYTAKEGSSRVVTQFIAELFLKRPINLVDGGTQKRCFTYVDDGISALMKILENKNDVCKNQIINIGNPQNECSVKELAQILKKLFKQHPDHRNDKTYSKIIDTSADTFYGKGYQDIYTRKPSIEKARKLLNWEPKIGLEESMRLTLNSFLKENKNAKI from the coding sequence ATGAAAATATTAATTCTTGGTGTGAACGGATTTATCGGACACCATCTGGTCAACAGAATACTGGAGAAAAAGAAAGACTGGGTAGTTTACGGGATGGATTTAGGAACAGATCGGCTGGGAAAATCTCTGAATAATCCTAATTTTCATTTCATGGAAGGTGATATTGCCATCAACCGGGAATGGATTGAACTGCAAATCAAGAAATGCGATGTCGTCATGCCGCTTGTGGCCATTGCTACACCGAAGCTTTATGTGGAAGACCCCATTGCCGTTTATAATCTTGATTTTGAGATGAACGTGGATATCATCAAGAAATGTGTCAAGTACCACAAGAGAGTAGTTTTCCCGTCTACTTCGGAAGTATACGGCGCCTGCAATGATCCGGAATTCAAGGAAGATGAAAGTTACCTGGTAGTAGGCCCGATCAATAAGGAGCGCTGGATATACTCCTGCTGCAAACAGCTTCTGGACCGTGTGATTTACGGCTACGGCACAAGAGGTCATCTGGAGTTTACCTTATTCCGGCCGTTTAACTGGGTAGGCCCGCGGCTTGATTCGCTCTATACGGCCAAGGAAGGCAGTTCGCGCGTTGTCACCCAATTCATCGCGGAACTTTTCTTGAAGAGACCGATAAATCTTGTCGACGGCGGAACGCAGAAACGTTGTTTTACTTATGTCGACGATGGAATCAGTGCGCTCATGAAAATTTTGGAAAATAAAAATGACGTCTGCAAAAACCAGATTATCAACATCGGTAATCCCCAAAACGAATGTTCGGTGAAAGAGCTGGCCCAGATTTTGAAAAAGTTGTTTAAACAGCATCCTGATCATCGAAACGATAAAACCTATTCGAAAATAATTGATACTTCCGCGGATACATTTTACGGCAAGGGTTATCAGGATATTTACACCCGCAAGCCCAGCATTGAAAAGGCGAGAAAGCTCTTAAACTGGGAACCGAAAATCGGGTTGGAAGAATCCATGCGACTAACGCTTAATTCGTTTCTGAAAGAAAACAAAAACGCCAAGATATAA
- a CDS encoding formyltransferase encodes MKTVVFAYHNMGLTGLDALLRHGYDIAAVFTHEDDPGENCWFGSVKNWALQKNIAVYTTEEVNSPDWIAKIAAINPEVIFSFYYRRMICREILALPEVGAFNLHGSYLPYYRGRCPVNWVIINGEAKTGVTLHYMIEKPDAGDIVGQKPVVIDVSDTAKTLYDKLCGAAKELLEEVLPLIKKGQIPRRKQDLSQGSYYGGRRPEDGHIDWKKSADEIYNLIRGVTQPYPGAFAFLDKDEKIIIWWGEPVVSNEAFMPGKLIITDKEILVQTGKNAIKLIDIEVKGKRLRGEQINNYFENEKVKELK; translated from the coding sequence TTGAAAACGGTTGTGTTTGCTTATCACAACATGGGCCTTACCGGTTTGGACGCTCTGTTGAGGCATGGTTATGATATAGCGGCTGTGTTCACTCATGAAGATGATCCCGGTGAAAATTGCTGGTTCGGTTCGGTTAAGAACTGGGCTTTGCAAAAAAATATCGCGGTATATACAACCGAAGAAGTCAATTCTCCTGATTGGATAGCGAAAATAGCGGCAATTAACCCTGAAGTTATTTTCTCTTTTTATTACCGCAGGATGATTTGCCGCGAAATTCTTGCTTTGCCCGAGGTGGGAGCGTTTAATCTGCATGGATCATATTTGCCTTATTATCGGGGGCGATGTCCGGTTAACTGGGTGATCATCAACGGTGAGGCAAAAACCGGCGTAACACTGCATTATATGATCGAAAAACCTGATGCCGGAGACATTGTTGGCCAGAAGCCGGTCGTGATAGACGTCTCAGATACTGCTAAAACCTTGTACGATAAGCTCTGCGGTGCCGCAAAAGAACTTCTGGAGGAAGTACTGCCTTTGATAAAGAAAGGTCAAATTCCACGGCGGAAACAGGATTTGAGTCAGGGCAGCTATTATGGAGGAAGACGTCCGGAAGATGGACACATAGACTGGAAAAAATCTGCCGACGAAATTTACAATTTAATTCGCGGAGTCACCCAACCATATCCCGGAGCATTCGCATTTCTGGATAAAGACGAAAAAATTATTATCTGGTGGGGAGAGCCGGTAGTTTCTAATGAAGCATTCATGCCGGGAAAATTAATTATTACTGACAAAGAAATTCTTGTGCAAACGGGTAAAAATGCTATAAAGTTAATTGATATTGAAGTAAAAGGAAAACGCCTTAGAGGCGAACAAATAAATAACTATTTTGAAAACGAAAAGGTAAAAGAACTAAAATGA
- a CDS encoding dolichyl-phosphate-mannose--protein mannosyltransferase, with protein sequence MPKANKQIFLLIGFFTIIRLVVAPFFGLGVDEAHYVLYAKYLDLSYLDHPPLVGWAHVPFFYLLGTNEFLARLPAILIFAAVSYCAYLFTLRITQSTRLSLLAVLALNGSFMLNVLGLMLLPDSLLLLFVFLFIFTAERINREKKPLDFILLGVLLGLMGLAKYTSILLVPPLVIFFLMKKRYDILFSPYMFLAAFIAFVIITPVIYWNFTHDFSSFRYQGGHVFGTLSSSFKNFIESLAAQFGAYSPFLFIIAFYGFFKALRSPNVYLRLAVLFGGTIMVFFLLTSFYERTLPHWPSIFYLLFIPVGTYILLQSQEKWKRNFLYFSIGLSLTLMIIAYCAVPFPEKCTKFLGIFYKITDYKSPFRDIYGFPSILKQADAIVKQSNSKVPKAIAVSNWTMGSRTMYYNLPYKNEVFVIDERQDQFDVWQKKSPVGYDLLFLNTHFNNIDVGDQVSCERTDVAGKTDILLNGAKVDTVEFVWCHNYQGIK encoded by the coding sequence ATGCCCAAAGCTAACAAACAGATTTTTTTACTGATTGGTTTCTTCACAATAATCCGTCTGGTTGTCGCGCCGTTTTTCGGATTAGGTGTTGATGAAGCCCATTATGTTTTATACGCTAAGTACCTTGACTTAAGTTACCTTGACCATCCGCCTCTGGTAGGCTGGGCGCATGTGCCTTTTTTTTATCTTTTAGGTACGAATGAATTTCTGGCCCGGCTGCCGGCGATTTTGATCTTTGCTGCCGTATCCTACTGTGCCTATTTATTTACATTAAGAATTACTCAGTCCACACGGTTATCGCTGCTGGCCGTTCTGGCTTTGAATGGTTCATTTATGCTCAATGTATTGGGACTGATGCTTTTGCCTGATTCTCTTTTGCTGTTATTTGTTTTCCTTTTCATTTTCACTGCCGAAAGAATAAATCGCGAAAAAAAGCCGCTGGATTTTATTTTGCTGGGAGTTTTGCTCGGTTTAATGGGACTGGCCAAATACACATCGATTTTACTTGTACCTCCACTGGTCATATTTTTTCTGATGAAAAAAAGATACGATATTCTTTTTTCACCTTATATGTTTCTGGCAGCGTTCATTGCATTTGTCATTATTACACCGGTAATCTACTGGAACTTTACGCATGACTTTAGCAGCTTTCGTTATCAGGGCGGACATGTTTTTGGTACTTTATCCTCCAGCTTTAAGAATTTTATTGAATCGCTGGCTGCGCAGTTTGGCGCATACAGTCCTTTTTTATTTATAATTGCCTTTTATGGATTTTTTAAAGCGCTGCGTTCACCCAATGTTTATCTGCGGTTGGCCGTTTTATTTGGTGGAACGATTATGGTATTTTTTCTGCTCACATCATTTTATGAGCGCACTCTTCCACACTGGCCCAGTATTTTTTACCTGCTCTTTATTCCTGTGGGTACTTACATTCTTTTGCAGTCTCAGGAGAAATGGAAAAGAAACTTTCTTTATTTTTCAATAGGACTAAGTTTAACATTAATGATAATCGCCTATTGCGCAGTTCCATTTCCTGAAAAATGTACAAAGTTTTTAGGAATATTCTACAAAATTACTGATTACAAATCTCCCTTTCGAGATATTTACGGATTTCCCTCAATTCTTAAACAGGCCGATGCAATTGTAAAGCAAAGTAATTCAAAAGTGCCAAAAGCAATTGCGGTAAGCAATTGGACAATGGGCAGTAGGACAATGTATTATAATCTGCCGTATAAAAATGAAGTATTTGTCATTGACGAAAGACAAGATCAGTTTGACGTCTGGCAGAAAAAGTCACCGGTTGGATATGATCTTCTTTTTCTTAATACTCATTTCAATAATATTGATGTTGGAGACCAAGTCAGTTGCGAACGAACCGATGTTGCCGGAAAGACCGATATATTGCTCAATGGTGCGAAGGTAGATACGGTGGAATTTGTGTGGTGTCACAATTATCAGGGGATAAAATAG
- a CDS encoding glycosyltransferase family 9 protein: MKVDTMRHIDYYVGVPLCFLGSLCQKIITLFIKHDKKVPKNVLFIELSEMGSAILVDPAMRKLQKEAGANLHFAIFKKNKPSLDLLGTVPQENIYTIREDNFLSLALDGIKFFYWTRKRKIDAVIDLELFSRVTALLTGFSGAPYKVGFHAYYNEGLYRGDFLSHKVAYNPHIHIAKNFIALVNALMSPQEEIPYSKTKIEDDEISLAKVRYSADEKKTVIDIVCGCFEKFDSVNHKIVLINPNASELLIQRRWPQENYAQLIKMILENCPRAIVLITGDPREREEAQRLKEQVQDDRCINFAGKVKFAELPLLYSVSELMVTNDSGPPHFAAITDMPTFVIFGPETPALYGSLGKTTPIYAGLACSPCVSASNHRKTACIDNVCLKVIKPAQVFKTIQPELEKINAQS; encoded by the coding sequence ATGAAAGTCGATACAATGCGCCATATTGATTACTATGTCGGCGTTCCTCTTTGTTTTTTAGGTTCCTTGTGTCAAAAAATTATAACATTATTTATCAAACATGATAAAAAAGTGCCGAAGAATGTTTTGTTTATCGAATTATCGGAAATGGGTAGCGCCATTTTAGTGGATCCGGCGATGAGAAAATTGCAAAAAGAAGCTGGCGCAAATCTTCATTTTGCTATTTTTAAAAAAAACAAACCAAGTCTCGATTTGCTGGGTACAGTTCCACAGGAAAATATTTATACAATTCGTGAAGATAACTTTCTCTCATTGGCGCTGGATGGAATAAAATTCTTTTATTGGACGAGAAAAAGAAAAATCGATGCGGTAATTGATCTGGAGCTTTTTTCCAGGGTTACAGCACTGCTTACCGGTTTTAGCGGCGCTCCTTATAAAGTGGGGTTTCACGCCTATTACAATGAAGGACTTTACCGCGGAGATTTTTTGTCGCATAAAGTCGCTTATAATCCCCACATTCATATCGCAAAAAATTTCATTGCTCTGGTCAACGCGCTCATGTCACCGCAGGAAGAAATTCCTTACTCCAAGACTAAGATTGAAGACGATGAAATAAGTCTTGCTAAAGTTAGATACTCCGCTGATGAAAAGAAGACAGTTATTGATATTGTTTGTGGATGTTTTGAAAAATTCGATTCCGTAAATCATAAAATCGTTTTGATTAATCCCAATGCCAGTGAACTGCTTATCCAGCGGCGCTGGCCCCAGGAAAATTACGCGCAATTAATAAAAATGATTCTGGAGAATTGTCCGCGGGCGATTGTCTTAATTACCGGAGATCCACGCGAAAGGGAAGAGGCCCAGCGGCTCAAGGAGCAGGTGCAGGATGACAGATGTATCAATTTCGCTGGAAAGGTAAAATTTGCCGAACTTCCTTTGCTCTACAGTGTTTCAGAATTGATGGTTACCAATGACTCCGGACCGCCGCATTTTGCCGCGATAACAGATATGCCGACTTTTGTGATTTTTGGTCCGGAAACGCCGGCTCTTTACGGATCATTGGGCAAGACTACGCCGATTTATGCCGGGCTGGCTTGTTCGCCCTGTGTCAGCGCTTCAAACCATCGCAAAACAGCGTGCATTGATAATGTCTGTCTTAAAGTTATAAAACCTGCGCAGGTGTTTAAAACTATTCAGCCGGAATTAGAGAAAATTAATGCCCAAAGCTAA
- the lptF gene encoding LPS export ABC transporter permease LptF, with amino-acid sequence MRKIINRYIFKEIAFPFIIILLVLTFVLLMGKIMQIMDLVINKGVSAFSIAKIIVFLLPSFMLFTIPIALLIAILIAMGRLSADNEITAIKTSGISLMQIFYPVAIASLITFVLAVFISYFLVPQSNFATKRLLFNIAQQNASIGIKEKVFNSDFKDFLIYAEKIPVNQNYMEGVIISDNRMIGEQNTILAKRAILVSDAESMTVKLKLEDGSIHTVSSDLKNYRKIDFKSYDINLDLSTALANLDESSKTSTEMTVSELLEKMNKPGLDPAAIRELAIEVHKKFSIPLSCLFFGLLALPLGIRSHRSVKSRGFAVGLIVVASYYLLRIGGEALVETGYLSPVIGVWAPNFLFALVGICLLYAANREISFIPIATIFRKSGLKNS; translated from the coding sequence ATGCGCAAAATTATTAACAGGTATATATTCAAAGAAATTGCCTTCCCCTTTATAATTATTTTATTAGTTCTTACTTTCGTCCTGTTGATGGGGAAAATTATGCAAATTATGGATCTGGTCATCAATAAAGGCGTCAGTGCTTTTTCCATAGCCAAGATCATCGTTTTTCTATTACCCTCTTTCATGCTATTCACTATTCCGATCGCCCTTTTGATTGCCATTTTGATTGCGATGGGCAGACTTTCCGCTGACAATGAAATAACGGCCATTAAAACTTCGGGTATCAGTCTGATGCAAATATTCTATCCTGTAGCCATTGCGTCCTTGATCACTTTTGTATTGGCCGTCTTTATAAGTTACTTCCTCGTACCGCAAAGCAATTTCGCCACGAAGCGCCTGCTTTTCAATATTGCACAACAAAATGCCAGTATCGGAATAAAAGAAAAAGTGTTTAACTCTGACTTTAAGGATTTTCTCATTTACGCAGAAAAAATTCCTGTAAACCAAAATTATATGGAGGGCGTTATTATATCCGATAACCGTATGATCGGCGAACAAAATACAATTCTGGCTAAAAGAGCTATTCTCGTTTCCGACGCTGAATCAATGACTGTTAAGCTTAAGCTGGAAGACGGCTCCATTCATACCGTGAGCTCCGATTTAAAAAATTACCGTAAAATTGATTTTAAAAGTTACGATATTAATCTTGATTTATCCACCGCATTGGCTAATCTTGACGAATCTTCCAAAACCAGCACGGAAATGACCGTGAGTGAGCTTCTGGAAAAAATGAATAAACCAGGCCTGGATCCGGCAGCCATACGGGAATTGGCTATTGAAGTTCACAAGAAATTTTCCATACCTCTTTCCTGCCTCTTTTTCGGGCTGCTGGCTCTTCCTCTGGGCATAAGAAGTCACCGCTCCGTAAAATCAAGAGGATTTGCCGTAGGGCTTATTGTTGTCGCTTCCTATTATTTACTGCGTATCGGCGGAGAAGCGCTGGTGGAAACCGGCTATCTTTCTCCCGTAATCGGTGTCTGGGCTCCGAATTTTTTATTCGCTCTAGTCGGAATTTGCCTTCTTTATGCAGCCAATAGAGAAATTTCTTTTATCCCTATCGCGACTATTTTTAGAAAAAGCGGACTTAAGAACAGTTGA